The Sminthopsis crassicaudata isolate SCR6 chromosome 5, ASM4859323v1, whole genome shotgun sequence genome contains the following window.
GTGCGCTAGGAGCCCGGGCTGACCCCCACCGGCCCAGAGCTCGGGCCGCAGCGTCCCTCGTTCTCTCAAGGACCCAAGAGCCCCGAGCTCCCAGTGACCACTGAGGAAGCCCTCCTGTCCCATTACGGCTTCAAAGTAAAGGGAAAGTGGCTTTCTCCTGTCTGGCTGTTTGCCGGCCGATCCCACCTTCCTTCCCTAGCGGCAGGACGGAGGTTTCCTCAGAGGACGCGAGCACTCCCTTATCCCTCTTGGGTGAAGTCCTTTCTGCTGAGCCTGAGTTCTCTGGCCGCGAGGCCCCTCTCCTCGGGCCCCTCCTGCCCCGAGGGGCTGAAACTCTGGGCCGGAGCTCCCTGCCTGGAGCCCGCGCCCCGCACGCCACGGCCCGGCAGCCCCTCGTTCTCTGCCCTTCCTCCAGATCCGAGAGCTGGTCCCCGAGTCCCAGGCTTACATGGACCTGCTGGCTTTTGAGAGGAAGCTGGACCAGACCATCATGCGGAAGCGCGTGGACATCCAAGAAGCCCTGAAGCGGCCGATGAAGGTGCCAGGGGATTGGGAGTGGGGACCCCCCCCCCGAACGCAGCCCTTGGGCACCTGGTACCTCGTTATCCGAGGCTGTGGTTTAGGGAAGCAGAACTCTGGATCAGAACCGCGAGGTCTGGGGTCCCGGCCCGTCTCCCAGCACTAACGAGTAGGCGCCCCCCTCACACGGGTCACCGCCCTTCACCCCGTTCCTTAACCTGCCAGCCTCAGGGGGGACAGTACCCGCAGCATCCTTCTCAGGGCCCCGAGCAAGGCTTAACGCCACGTCTGAGAAGTGCTTTGCGAACTTGAGAAAGCTCTCGGGGAGGTTAGTTATTAACCGGTCCGGGGGAGTCTGCTCCGTGCCCCGCGGCTATCGCAGCATCTGTTCCCGGGCCGGAGGACACGCGGTACCTTCCCGAGAATAAAACGAAACGTTAGTCCCGCCGGCGCACTGTCCGCCTCGGGGATCAAAGGCTCTCTCCCCGGAGCTCAGAGGTGGGCGGGCCGCTTTCTCCCACAGCAAAAGCGGAAGCTGCGGCTCTACATCTCCAACACGTTTAACCCCGCCAAGCCGGACGCCGAGGACTCGGACGGCAGCATCGCGTCCTGGGAGCTGCGGGTGGAGGGGAAGCTGCTGGATGACGTACGTCCCGGCCCGCGTCTCTCCCGCGGCCCGGTGGGCGGGAGCGGCCTCCGCGGAGCGGCTCCGCTTGCGCCACACGTGGGGATCCCGAGCAGTGGGGGGCACGTGGGGAAGTGGGGGGCTTCCGCGGAGGGATGTTCCAGGAAGGGGGGCTGCGTCAGTTCTTGCTGCCCCGTCTTGCCCCCGCTGATTTCATCCTGATAGCCTCTCCCTTGCCTGCCCCCAGCCCAGCCTGATTCTACCCCCCCACGACCCCTATTTTGCCCCCACAGCCCAGCAAGCAGAAGCggaagttttcttccttctttaagaGTTTGGTCATTGAGCTGGACAAAGACCTCTATGGCCCAGACAACCACCTGGTGGAGGTGAGAGATCCTCTGTTCAGAAGTAAAAATGTCTCGGtcctgccccccacccccaccccgtgCTCAGTCCTGACCGATTGTAGCCTCCTGGGGTGGGGGGGCTCTCGGGCAGCTTGCTCTCAGCATTCAGCCGGGGGCCTGGCCTCCCGCAGCTCAAAGCCCCCCAAATCCAGGGGGCCTGCCGGGGTACCTTAGCTCTTCCCCACACACACAGTGGCACCGGACCCCCACGACCCAGGAGACAGATGGCTTCCAGGTGAAGCGCCCAGGGGACCTGAGCGTGCGCTGTACCTTACTCCTTATGTTGGACTACCAGGTACTTTCTCCCTCCTGCCCGCCTGACCTTAAACTGCACCCTTGTGGGAAGGGGCCCCCAGTGACAGCCCCTTAGACCTCAGGGTTGGGCTCCTTGGAAACGCCTCCATCCCGGCCTTTGTGAGTCCCCTCCTTTGAGCTCCAAGGTCCCTGTTCCAGACTGCCTGCCCGGCTGCATCTCTGTCCTCCCCTGAACCTCTTGCCATAGCCTCCCCAGTTCAAACTGGATCCTCGCCTGGCCCGCCTGCTGGGGCTTCACACCCAGAGCCGCTCCGCCATCGTCCAGGCCCTGTGGCAGTACGTAAAGACTAACCGGCTGCAGGATTCTCATGACAAGGAGTACATCAATGGGGACAAGTACTTCCAGCAGGTAACCTCTCCCCTGAATCCAGGGCTCTGGGAGCAACAAGTAGGGACAGAGGCGTCCAAGAAGGTAACTCAACCTAACACTCTCCACagtctccatttcctcttccaaatGGGGAGGCTGAGTCTTCTCCCTGCTGCCCGAGGGAATTACggatcaaataaaatcatttgctaaCTTGATGAATGTTTGTTTAACTCCTACCAAGTGCAGGCTCCATTCAAACTTCATGGAAGGCAAGAAGTAGCTATTTATTGGAGGCCCCACGTGTAGAGGAAGAAGCAACTGATGATGGCCATGTGGACAGAGCCCCGAGGCACTTAAACCATCTGAGTGTCCTTAACCACACCTAAAACTCTCCGAAGTTCTAGCATTTTAGAAGCCCCAGTTCCACGGGGTGTTCGGAGTCAAGTGTCCGGTTTCTAGCCCCAagagctatgtgaccttgaacagatTTAACCTCCTCtcagagttttattttttgcttttgaaagAGGTATCAGCCTCAGCTACTCTATTGTGGAAAACATACAATGTATACCGTAAAAAGCACTTTGAAAGCACAAAGGATTCTATAAGATATGATTAGTCTCAGAAGGTAATCTCAGATGGAGATTTTGTCCTCTCAGCATACTCCCATTTCTGAGGAATGATAGCTGGTCTCGGCCTCGGGCTTTTCTGGAGTTGGAAAACTGAAATAAAGACCCTGACATCCTCAAGCACAAAAGGGTGATAACTTTTCTACCCCCTCCATCTTTCTCCCAGATTTTTGACTGTCCTCGGCTGAAATTCTCTGAAATCCCCCAGCGCCTCACAGCATTGCTACTGCCCCCAGACCCAATTGTAATCAACCATGTCATCAGGTGAGACAGTTCCTCTCCCCGTCCCCATGCTAGAGCTCTCCagctcctttcccttccctgccTCTGGCTTTTGGTCTTTCCCCAGCTTCCCACAGACCCCTTTGGCCCCCTAGGCCCTTGGGTTTGGGACAGGCCCTGGAATGTAAGGGCTATCTCTCTTCCGGCAGTGTGGACCCCTCAGACCAGAAGAAGACGGCGTGCTATGACATTGACGTGGAGGTGGAAGAGCCACTGAAGGGTCAGATGAGCAGCTTCCTTCTGTCCACAGCCAACCAGCAGGAGATCAGTGCCCTGGATAGTAAGGTAGGGACCTGGAGCTGGCATCCAGTGCTAAACCCCGAGAACAGAGTGAAAATCCTGGGGCGTGAGCAGATCGTGGCAGTTACTAGTACAccttttcccttttgatgaaCCTCAGTATCTGTTGGTGCTCCCCCTCCCAGATCTTAGAAGGGATTTGTGGGGCTCACTTTTAGAATTGGAGAATAAAGCCCTGTCTCGCTCTCCCCCGACTTTCCTTTTGTCCCATGGAGACAGGTTTCAGAATAAGAAAgcccttctctttctattctaGATCCATGAGACCATCGAGTCTATAAACCAGCTCAAGATTCAGAGGGACTTCATGCTAAGTTTCTCCAGAGACCCCAAAGGCTATGTCCAAGACCTTCTCCGCTCCCAGAGTCGGGATCTTAAGGTAAGAAAGTGGTGGAGGAAAAGCTCAGGGGCTGTGAGTGCAGGGAATGAGAGAGACTTGGATAGATTCTGAGTGTTAGGAAGCTGGTTCTGGGTTGGGGGGCTGACTCCTGTGCTCCCCTCCAGGTAATGACCGATGTAGCAGGAAATCCTGAGGAGGAACGCCGGGCAGAGTTCTACCACCAGCCCTGGTCCCAGGAAGCTGTCAGCCGCTATTTCTACTGCAAGGTAGCCCAGGAGTTCCAACCATCtacactttttcttttccccatcccctccattCCAGGgccagttatttaaaaaaaaaaaaaaaaaaaaaaaaaaaagattcttgaaTTAGAATCCCCCCCGGAGaaatctctcccatttccctatGGGGAAATCTGTCCCTCTTCAAATCCCACAGTGTAGTAACTCCCCTGCTTCCATCTAAAGTCAGGACACTTGCTCCCAGGATTTCCCTTGCAGTGAGGTGGCCCAAGTACCTGAGGGTGGGCTCTCCCCTCCCCAGGGATGCTGCACCCAGTCCTGCTCTTCCTTTCTGCAGATCCAACAGCGCAGGCAGGAATTGGAGCAATCCTTGGGTGTCCGCAACACCTAGGGTCACCTCCTCGGACCAGATACCACCATGGACCTCCAGGGCTGGGTCCCCtgcctccttcccaccccccacccccagggaCTCCCCCTGGGCTGTTACATCACTCCAGACTAATTTTCCATGTGGGGCTGGGGACACCAAATTAAAGGTCATTCAGCTACCAGTAACTGTGTAGTTATTGGGAATTGGGAAGGTGTCTCCTTTCTCTCAGCCCTGAGTCTAGATCTAACAAGAATTTAGTAGAAGaaacttttaataatattttcttgtttaaaaaaaatacagtaacAATTTCTCCGTCTGTCTCAGGCCATCTTGCTTCGCCCTTCCTGGGGCAAAGGCAGCAGAAGGGAAGGGATGAGGAAGTACCAGTGTACACAGCAGTGGATTAGGTACTGTTGGCCTGCTCTTGTTCAAAGAGGGCCATGGCCAGCTGGGCCCGGCTACCCAGGCCCTCCAGGTTGCTGAGCCTGCAGCGGTGGTAGAGCTCCTCACTAAGTCTAGGGCTGCAGTCCCTCAGTGAGAATCTCTGGACCAGGCCTGGCTCAACCGCCCGAAAAAGGTGTAGCCCTGAGAAGCGTAGGAACACATCTAGCACCTCCAGCCCCTCCAGggcttcctcctcttcctgtcCAGCCAGTTCCCCGGCCAGCCGGGCTCGAGCTGCTAAGTAGTCGGCATTGTAGAAGCACCCCTCCGAAGAGGCCTGCCGGTCAAATCGGCCCCCAGCAGAGGCCCCCCGAGGCTGATCGGGCCCGGCTGGGGAGGGTGGGTCGGGGCCTGCCCCAGGAGGCCCAGGGGGGGGCTTCACTGGGGCCAGTGCAGGGTTGAACTCCTGAAAGTGGACGGGGAAGAAGGCCTGCCAGCCTGAGATGGCGTTCATGCGGCAGCGGTTGAGGACATCAGGCCCGGGCCTGGTCCAGACAGTAGTGAGGAAGAAGAGCGTGTCTACCGGGTGTTTTTTGGAGACTACGTCCATGAGCCGTACCTGGGAGGGAGCCTCGGCTCGCACAGCAAGCCAGGCCAGGCGGGCCCCGGGGTGTCTGCGCTCCAGCTCGGCCGCCGCCGCCTTCACCCCCGCAAAGGGGTCGGGGGCTCCCCGACCACCTTCCCGCGGCCCGTAGACCAGCAGCAGGGTCAGTAAAGCGTGCTCCCTGGGCTCCAGGACGCCGGATGCAAAGGCCTCCAGGAAGGCCGGGGCAGCGCTGGCTTCTGTAGGCAGCAGTGGCAACACGAGCTGGACCCGGGTTGCCTCGGTGACATAAGGCATAGGCAGGATCTCCACTCGGCTCAGTGGCCGGAGCAAACTGACCCTTCGTGCCAGGGCTCGGCGGTGCCCACGCTGGGTCACGGCCTCCAAAAGAAGGTCCAGAGTATACTCCATGCCCCGGGCCGGGTCAAAGCGGCGGTAACCGTTGAGGAGCCGCTGTTTTCGGAAGCGCAGGCGGGGCTGGTAGCGCCTATTCAACTGCTCCAGGGCCGTCTCTACGGCATCGCCCACGTCTGCCCTGCTGGCCCCCCGGAGGGGGCACTTGGGGGCCCCGTCTGCACAGGAGAAGATGTGCTGCTCTGTGAAGTAATCCCAGCCCAGGACCTCAAAGCGGGACCGTGGAGTGAAGGGGGCAGGGAGCCCCACTGGCCAGCTCAACCCTGCTTCCCCCTCGGGGGTCAGCACTGTCAGGTTCTGGATCTGTGCCTAGAGAAAAACCATAACCCGTGAGTGAGGCGGGCCTTACGTGGCTGGGGCTTTCTAAGCCAAATGCACCTTTCTACCTAAGAGCAGGGATCCCCGAGTTTCAGGTCTGGCCCTACCATTCACTGACCACAGAAATTTAGGCAAATCATGAGGCCTTTTccctccatctgtaaaataggagatAAGACAAACCCTTATCTACTTCAGAGAATTGTTCTGAGAGTCACATAAATGAACTGTTTTGAACAAAAGAGGACTAGAAAACTATAAACTGTAACAacttttctccctcattcccaAAGCCAGTAACATTCCTGATACAGCCAGCCCCCATTCTTGCCTCTCCTTTGTCTCCATTTGCTTTTTCTATGGAGTTTCCACCACCTCGCCCCATAGCTGTACATAAACTATTACATCTGGTCTCAGAACCTTGTTTCTTTTGGACATTTCTAGAGCTCATAAATCCCCAGGAAAAGGACAAAAGCTTCTCTTCTAAATAAACAACTGCCAGCCTTCTGCCTGACAAAGTACAAAACATTCCTATAACCAACTCTTCCTTGGCTTGAAATCCCTCTGACTCCTCATATAACCTCAGAGACAGTCCTTGGGCCCACCCTGtagttttctctttctgtcctctTGCTGTGAGGATGGTCAACAAACAGATCTGGTCACCATCTTCCGTTAAATTCCAGCCTAGCCCACTTGATCCCCCTTtcaattccttcctcccccatctcCCTGTGTGTGGGGGCTACCCCCACTTTCTAACTCACCTGTAGCTGCTCTATCTCACTGTAGGCCCGATCCAACTCTAGGGCACTGAAGCGCTTGTGTAGCCGATACATGAGCGTCCCATCAGAGACAGGGTGAACAGCAAAGGCACTCAGGAATGCTgagcttccttccttttctgggTCCCTGTTTTTGGCCAACTCAAAAGATCGATACTGCTGCCCctagagggacagagagaagaaaatgtctcCTTTCCAGTGGAAATATCCCCACGGGATTCTAAATATACAAGATGGTGCAGACTTTCCCACTGCTACTTAAGAGTACCCTACCTTTGGGGTTACTCATCCTTGGGGCTCTAAACAAGGTGGAAGACGGGGGCTATAAATTCATTCCTGCTTGTACCTCAAACTCAGTTCTGAGTCCTACGTGCTGATCTCAGAAAGGAGAGAACAGCAGCTAAGAATACCCCATTC
Protein-coding sequences here:
- the SMARCD3 gene encoding SWI/SNF-related matrix-associated actin-dependent regulator of chromatin subfamily D member 3 isoform X3, encoding MPSGARMPHQGAPMGPPGSPYMGSPAVRPGLAPAGMEPARKRAAPPPGQSQAQSQGQPVPTAPTRSRSAKRRKMADKILPQRIRELVPESQAYMDLLAFERKLDQTIMRKRVDIQEALKRPMKQKRKLRLYISNTFNPAKPDAEDSDGSIASWELRVEGKLLDDPSKQKRKFSSFFKSLVIELDKDLYGPDNHLVEWHRTPTTQETDGFQVKRPGDLSVRCTLLLMLDYQPPQFKLDPRLARLLGLHTQSRSAIVQALWQYVKTNRLQDSHDKEYINGDKYFQQIFDCPRLKFSEIPQRLTALLLPPDPIVINHVISVDPSDQKKTACYDIDVEVEEPLKGQMSSFLLSTANQQEISALDSKIHETIESINQLKIQRDFMLSFSRDPKGYVQDLLRSQSRDLKVMTDVAGNPEEERRAEFYHQPWSQEAVSRYFYCKIQQRRQELEQSLGVRNT
- the SMARCD3 gene encoding SWI/SNF-related matrix-associated actin-dependent regulator of chromatin subfamily D member 3 isoform X2 codes for the protein MTPGLQHPPTVVQRPGMPSGARMPHQGAPMGPPGSPYMGSPAVRPGLAPAGMEPARKRAAPPPGQSQAQSQGQPVPTAPTRSRSAKRRKMADKILPQRIRELVPESQAYMDLLAFERKLDQTIMRKRVDIQEALKRPMKQKRKLRLYISNTFNPAKPDAEDSDGSIASWELRVEGKLLDDPSKQKRKFSSFFKSLVIELDKDLYGPDNHLVEWHRTPTTQETDGFQVKRPGDLSVRCTLLLMLDYQPPQFKLDPRLARLLGLHTQSRSAIVQALWQYVKTNRLQDSHDKEYINGDKYFQQIFDCPRLKFSEIPQRLTALLLPPDPIVINHVISVDPSDQKKTACYDIDVEVEEPLKGQMSSFLLSTANQQEISALDSKIHETIESINQLKIQRDFMLSFSRDPKGYVQDLLRSQSRDLKVMTDVAGNPEEERRAEFYHQPWSQEAVSRYFYCKIQQRRQELEQSLGVRNT
- the SMARCD3 gene encoding SWI/SNF-related matrix-associated actin-dependent regulator of chromatin subfamily D member 3 isoform X1; protein product: MAADEVTGGARKATKSKLFEFLVHGVRPGMPSGARMPHQGAPMGPPGSPYMGSPAVRPGLAPAGMEPARKRAAPPPGQSQAQSQGQPVPTAPTRSRSAKRRKMADKILPQRIRELVPESQAYMDLLAFERKLDQTIMRKRVDIQEALKRPMKQKRKLRLYISNTFNPAKPDAEDSDGSIASWELRVEGKLLDDPSKQKRKFSSFFKSLVIELDKDLYGPDNHLVEWHRTPTTQETDGFQVKRPGDLSVRCTLLLMLDYQPPQFKLDPRLARLLGLHTQSRSAIVQALWQYVKTNRLQDSHDKEYINGDKYFQQIFDCPRLKFSEIPQRLTALLLPPDPIVINHVISVDPSDQKKTACYDIDVEVEEPLKGQMSSFLLSTANQQEISALDSKIHETIESINQLKIQRDFMLSFSRDPKGYVQDLLRSQSRDLKVMTDVAGNPEEERRAEFYHQPWSQEAVSRYFYCKIQQRRQELEQSLGVRNT
- the CHPF2 gene encoding chondroitin sulfate glucuronyltransferase isoform X1; the encoded protein is MRLSSLLALLRPALPLLLGLSLGCSLSLLRVSWIQGEGDDPCVEALGELGGSRKLDSRNQLGQSDEDFKPRIVPYYRDPNKPYKKVLRTRYIQTELGSRERLLVAVLTSRATLSTLAVAVNRTVAHYFPRLLYFTGQRGARAPAGMQVVSHGDERPAWLMSETLRHLHTHFGADYDWFFVMQDDTYVQAPRLAALAGHLSINQDLYLGRAEEFIGAGEQARYCHGGFGYLLSRSLLLRLRPHLDGCRGDILSARPDEWLGRCLIDSLGIGCVSQHQGQQYRSFELAKNRDPEKEGSSAFLSAFAVHPVSDGTLMYRLHKRFSALELDRAYSEIEQLQAQIQNLTVLTPEGEAGLSWPVGLPAPFTPRSRFEVLGWDYFTEQHIFSCADGAPKCPLRGASRADVGDAVETALEQLNRRYQPRLRFRKQRLLNGYRRFDPARGMEYTLDLLLEAVTQRGHRRALARRVSLLRPLSRVEILPMPYVTEATRVQLVLPLLPTEASAAPAFLEAFASGVLEPREHALLTLLLVYGPREGGRGAPDPFAGVKAAAAELERRHPGARLAWLAVRAEAPSQVRLMDVVSKKHPVDTLFFLTTVWTRPGPDVLNRCRMNAISGWQAFFPVHFQEFNPALAPVKPPPGPPGAGPDPPSPAGPDQPRGASAGGRFDRQASSEGCFYNADYLAARARLAGELAGQEEEEALEGLEVLDVFLRFSGLHLFRAVEPGLVQRFSLRDCSPRLSEELYHRCRLSNLEGLGSRAQLAMALFEQEQANST
- the CHPF2 gene encoding chondroitin sulfate glucuronyltransferase isoform X2 — its product is MADLEPGTPQDGQVRTEAEGEGDDPCVEALGELGGSRKLDSRNQLGQSDEDFKPRIVPYYRDPNKPYKKVLRTRYIQTELGSRERLLVAVLTSRATLSTLAVAVNRTVAHYFPRLLYFTGQRGARAPAGMQVVSHGDERPAWLMSETLRHLHTHFGADYDWFFVMQDDTYVQAPRLAALAGHLSINQDLYLGRAEEFIGAGEQARYCHGGFGYLLSRSLLLRLRPHLDGCRGDILSARPDEWLGRCLIDSLGIGCVSQHQGQQYRSFELAKNRDPEKEGSSAFLSAFAVHPVSDGTLMYRLHKRFSALELDRAYSEIEQLQAQIQNLTVLTPEGEAGLSWPVGLPAPFTPRSRFEVLGWDYFTEQHIFSCADGAPKCPLRGASRADVGDAVETALEQLNRRYQPRLRFRKQRLLNGYRRFDPARGMEYTLDLLLEAVTQRGHRRALARRVSLLRPLSRVEILPMPYVTEATRVQLVLPLLPTEASAAPAFLEAFASGVLEPREHALLTLLLVYGPREGGRGAPDPFAGVKAAAAELERRHPGARLAWLAVRAEAPSQVRLMDVVSKKHPVDTLFFLTTVWTRPGPDVLNRCRMNAISGWQAFFPVHFQEFNPALAPVKPPPGPPGAGPDPPSPAGPDQPRGASAGGRFDRQASSEGCFYNADYLAARARLAGELAGQEEEEALEGLEVLDVFLRFSGLHLFRAVEPGLVQRFSLRDCSPRLSEELYHRCRLSNLEGLGSRAQLAMALFEQEQANST